A part of Melittangium boletus DSM 14713 genomic DNA contains:
- a CDS encoding ABC transporter ATP-binding protein, whose translation MSDIAIELVGVSRRFGPKVAVDGVSLRVQRGQVYGLIGPNGAGKTTTFSMMCGYLRPSAGSLRVMDVEPWADGALKGKLGVLPQDAILPGGWKVGTLLTYWARLSGLNAPEREARESLEKVGLVEAWNVETPALSHGMAKRVALAQALMGRPPLVLLDEPTAGMDPKIAHQVRQVIQDMRGQQTVVVSSHNLQELEQLCDAAAILDRGRLVQAGSLADLTRQAAEFRVQVARGTVLVPEVEALAGVLSARLEAEGVLHVRFDGQAHPPEEVISRVVGHLIQTGVLILGVSRGQRLEERVLQLT comes from the coding sequence GTGAGCGACATCGCGATCGAACTCGTCGGAGTCAGCCGCCGCTTCGGCCCCAAGGTGGCGGTGGATGGGGTGAGTCTGCGCGTCCAGCGAGGACAAGTGTACGGGCTCATCGGCCCCAATGGCGCCGGAAAGACGACCACCTTCTCCATGATGTGCGGCTACCTGCGCCCGAGCGCGGGAAGCCTGCGGGTGATGGACGTGGAGCCGTGGGCGGACGGCGCGCTCAAGGGCAAGCTCGGCGTGCTCCCCCAGGACGCCATCCTTCCTGGTGGGTGGAAGGTCGGCACCCTGCTCACCTACTGGGCGCGGCTCAGTGGCCTGAATGCCCCCGAGCGCGAGGCGCGGGAGTCCCTGGAGAAGGTGGGGCTCGTCGAGGCCTGGAACGTGGAGACCCCCGCGCTGTCACACGGCATGGCCAAGCGCGTGGCCCTGGCCCAGGCGCTCATGGGCCGGCCGCCGCTGGTGCTGCTCGACGAGCCCACGGCGGGAATGGACCCCAAGATCGCCCACCAGGTGCGACAGGTCATCCAGGACATGCGCGGCCAGCAGACGGTGGTGGTCTCCAGTCACAACCTCCAGGAGTTGGAGCAGTTGTGCGACGCGGCGGCCATCCTGGATCGGGGCCGGCTGGTGCAGGCGGGCAGCCTCGCGGACCTCACGCGCCAGGCCGCCGAGTTCCGCGTCCAGGTGGCCCGAGGCACCGTGCTCGTGCCCGAGGTGGAGGCGCTCGCGGGCGTGCTCTCCGCGCGCCTGGAGGCGGAGGGCGTGTTGCACGTGCGCTTCGACGGCCAGGCCCATCCCCCCGAGGAAGTCATCAGCCGCGTCGTGGGTCATCTCATCCAGACCGGGGTGCTCATCCTGGGGGTGTCGCGGGGCCAACGGTTGGAGGAGCGGGTCCTGCAGCTCACCTGA